Genomic DNA from Candidatus Sphingomonas phytovorans:
ATGTTCGATTTTGCCGTCTTTCGGATCCGCCCATTTACCGGGGCGATCCTCGGCTGCATGGGCATGAACTTCAGCTACTGGCCCCTGATGATCTACCTGCCGATCTATTTTCAGATCGGCCTGGGCTACGGCACGATGGCCGCCGGCCTCTGCCTGCTCGCTTATACGCTGCCCACCCTGCTGTTTCCGCCCTTGGGTGAGCGTCTCGCTCTTCGTTATGGAGCAGGGCGCATCATCCCCGTCAGTCTGTTTACGATCGGCTTCGGCTTCATGCTCATGAAGCTCGGGATCGCTGCGGATCAGCCAAGCTGGCTGACGCTGCTGCCCGGCCTGATCATCGCCGGAATGGGGCTCGGCATCACCAACACACCGGTGACCAATACGACGACCTCCTCGGTTCCTTCCGACCGAGCCGGAATGGCGTCCGGCATCGACGTCAGCGCTCGATTGATCACCCTGGCGGTGAACATCGCCCTGATGGGCTTCATCCTGATCGAAGGAATCACTTCCGCGCTCGGCCGCGCATGGGTTGGGCCCGTCAATGCCAGCCAACTGCGCGCCCTGGCCGAGACAATAGCGACGGGAGATGCCGCTTCCATTGCGGGAGGGGCACACGGAATATCTCGTGAGATCATCCGGGCGGCGATCGCCCAGGGATTCGGCGCCGTCCTGCTCTACGGCGGCCTGGGTGTCTGGGTCCTGGCCGGCCTGAGCTTCGCCTTCTTTCGTGCAGAGAGAACGCCGGCGATGCTTCAGACAGGTGAAGATCTCCGATAGACCAATACCGATTTCCGGGCGTTCAAGGTCGATCACCCGCCGTATCGATTAGACGCATCGGGCCCTGCCCATCGGCCCGAGATCGCGCGGCGCATGCCGCATCACGTGAAAAATCTTTGTCCGGATCCTCGCGGTTTCCCGTCTTCTCCTGTGAGGGTGTGCGGGACCGATGGCCAGCGACCGTGAAGGATTTTTCGAACTCGACTTCCGCGCCGTTCCGAATGCGGAAGTGAGTGAGTGAGTGCGTAGATCACCTTCTGCAACGGGAGTTTGTATGAAAAGCCTATTTCAAACGGCATGTGGACCGCATGACAATCGGTCGCGAACGAGTATCGTCGCCTTCCCGGTTCGGGCATGGTCAGGCGCTACCCTCGCGGCGCTCATGCTGCTGAACGCCGGATCGGCGATGGCGCAGGGATGGCCAGCGCCGGTCACGCCGCTGCCGGAACTGGCGACCGCGC
This window encodes:
- a CDS encoding MFS transporter codes for the protein MTALVAICLGALMFGLEITSVPVILPTLERLLHSDFTAMQWVMNAYTIACTTVLMATGTLADRFGRRRVFLVSVAAFALTSMMCGLATDMPLLIASRFLQGMAGGAMFICSIALLSHQFENPHERSRAFAAWGIVAGVGLGFGPLIGAAITAQLSWHWIFLVHVPLAVVTLALAASSVSESRDPQAQRLDLAGVVTLSLAVFGLTFFITQGPALGLSSPGALAILAASAACAVAFVIAERRQSRPMFDFAVFRIRPFTGAILGCMGMNFSYWPLMIYLPIYFQIGLGYGTMAAGLCLLAYTLPTLLFPPLGERLALRYGAGRIIPVSLFTIGFGFMLMKLGIAADQPSWLTLLPGLIIAGMGLGITNTPVTNTTTSSVPSDRAGMASGIDVSARLITLAVNIALMGFILIEGITSALGRAWVGPVNASQLRALAETIATGDAASIAGGAHGISREIIRAAIAQGFGAVLLYGGLGVWVLAGLSFAFFRAERTPAMLQTGEDLR